GGGGTACTTATTAAATGAACTATTTTAAGTTGGGGGAACTTCAAATGTTTTTTTAATTAAATTCTTGCGAGCTCTTTTTTAAGCCTTAAGAGCAATTCGGCTGGACTTACAGGTTTTGCTAAAAAATCATTAGCACCCAATTTAAATGCACTCAACACATTTTCTTCATTTCCTGCAGAAGATAGAATGATAATTGGCACATCTAATTTCAATTCGTTTCGTACGTAATCTGTAATTTCCAAACCAGAGAAATAGGGCATCATAATATCTGATACTATTATATCTGGCCTTTCTGATTCTAGATACTTTTTTACACTTTTACCATCTGTACACACTTGGACCTCATAACCTGCCTTTTTTAAACGAAAGTTTAAAAGAGAAGCTAGAAGTTGGTCATCATCTGCCAAAAGCAATTTTATAGCACCCATATTAATTACTATTTTTATAGCTGATAATAATGGTATCTATTTCCTTTTCAAGGAGTGGATATTCTTTTACAAAACAATCAAATAGAAAGTTTAAATATTTAAAATCTTGGTCTTCTATACACACTTTATGCATTTGCTCCACAATACGCAAGAGCCCATCTGTTTTCATAATTTTTAATCCCGCTTTTATTTTATGCGTATTAAATTGTACTCCTTTAATATTGGAATGTTTTAGATCTAATTTTGTTTTGCCTATAAATTCAACAATATTTTGTTTAAATAATTGCACTAATTCTTCTAACATTTCTACATCACCTAAACAATCTTCTATAACGCCAAATAGATTGACATTACTAGGTTCTGTAAAATTGATTTTTGAAATTACTTGGGGGGATTTCATCTGTTCAATTCTGTTTAACTTATTCGTATTTGTTATAATTTTTTGTAATAAACCCCTTGCTTCAAAAGGCTTTAATAAATAATCATTAATGCCATTTATGGCACATAAATTTTTGTCTTTAATAGAAAAATCTGCTGTTAGTGCTATTATTGGCAAACTTTTAATTCGCTCATTTTTATGTTCGCGTATAACATTTGCAACCACATAACCACTCGTTACCGGCATACGCAGATCCATTAAAATAATATCTATCTTATAGTGTTCTAAAATTGCAATACCCTCATTTAAATCATCAGTAATAAAATTAGAACAACCCCAATTGTTAAGGCGGTTCTGAATTAGTTTTTGATTCATCGTATTATCTTCAAAAACAAGAATATTGAGTTTTTTTACCTGCTTTTCTTGTTTGAGAATTTCTTCATCTACTAATACATTAGAAACAAGATCTTTAGCTTGTCCTATTTGATATGGAAGCATAAAATTAAAAGTTGTTCCTACGCCTAACTCACTTTTAACCGAAATATGACCGTTTAAAGATTCTACAATATGCCTTACAATGCTCAACCCTAATCCGGTTCCTCCGTAATGCTTTTGCGTATCTTCTGATGCTTGATTGTAATAATCAAAAATAGAGGTCAATTTATCTTCTGCAATACCAATACCTGTATCTATTACTGAAAAGCTAAGTTCCACATTATCTTTATTTTTCTTCACCACGTCAATAACTAAATCAATGCTGCCTGCTTCTACAAATTTTATAGCATTACCTATAAGGTTTAAAAGTACTTGAGATAATTTTGAAGGATCTCCAATTAAGTTTTTTGGTATGCCGTCTGAAAAAGAAACATTAAATGCAACTTTAGGGTTCACAATAAGCGTTTGACATAAATAACAAACATCATTTACGATGTTATTAAAATTGAAGTCCACAGACTCAAAATAGGCTGTTCCTGATGTTAATTTAGAATAGTCTAAAAGTTCATTGATGAGATTTAACAATGTATTAGAAGCTCCTTTAATTGCTTGCACATGTGTGGTCTGCCCTTCTGTTAAAGTACTCTCTGACAATAATTCTGTAAAACCAATAATTCCATTAAGCGGAGTTCTAATTTCATGACTAACTCTAGCTATAAGTTGTTCATCATTTGATGTTGGAGCAGTTTTATTCGTCTTTTTAAAGGTTTTATTTAAAGATCTAACTTTTCTTGGCGTTTCTGAAGTGACTGTTTGCTCCGTTTTAGCTTCAATTTTTTCTTTAAAAGATTCGAAAGAATTTTTTAATCTAACAGCCTCATCTGAAGTGAGTTCTTCAAATGAAAAACTACTTAGTTTTGACTCTAAGTCCGATATATACGAAAGTAATTCGTTAGATTTCAAAATAATTAAGTTTAGGTTACTATTAAAATTTTTAGCGTAGATATATGCTTGGTTGTGAGCTTGCAGGTATCAGCTATACATTCTTTATAGTATAAAATTGCTGAAATAGTGCAGGTTACACAAGTAAATGTTATCTAGCAAACCAATACTGTTGTAAAAACCAATAAAGATGAGGTATGAATAAAAAAAGAGACGTAGTTTATCCTTAAAAGAACACCAATAAACGAGATCAAATTGGTTTTTGAGCATAAAAAAAATCAGACCTACTATAGTAAAAATCTGATTTTTAAACACTTAAGCTGTGGTAATTTAAGTACTATTACAATAAACAAAACCCAAGTACTACGGAAAAAACTATAAAGCTCTAAACTTTATAAGTAAACTATAAATTAAAGAAAACACAATAAACAACTAACAATCAGCTATTTACTCTTGTGCTGCTAATCTATCTTTTACATATTCTATTTTTGTTTTATTATGAGATAACGACTTACCGTCTTCTCCTAAATTAACCATAATTATATTGTCTACTGTTACAATAGTTTCATGCGTCATTTTATTACGTACCTCACAATTTAGAGTCAAGGAAGATTTTCCGAACTTCACTACTTCTATCCCTATCTCGATAATATCACCTTTCTCTGCAGTACTCATAAAATTGATTTCTGACATGTACTTAGTTACTACTTTCTTATTCTCTAACTGAATGATACTATATAATGCACATTCCTCGTCTATCCAAGCTAAAAGCTTTCCTCCAAACAATGTGTTATTCGCATTTAAGTCTTCTGGTTTAACCCATTTTCTTGTATGAAACCTCATAATTATATCTTTTTGATTGCAAAATTAATAAAGTATTCTAGGGTAGAATAATCTTAAATCGCAAAGTTTTGTTATTTTCCGAATCCTGAATTCTGGTTAGATAATTTTATACAAATTAATAATTTTCATACTAGATAATACTTAAATCCTTATTCACATAAACACTAATTGTTCATAAAACCGTTAAAAAGTAAATGTTTGATAAATACATACAAGTATTCTAATTCCTATCTTTAAAAAAAAATACTGATGAACGAAAGATCACACAGTGTCACAAAGATTAGACCCGAGATTGCTACAGCAAGAATTTCCGACGACATGAGTGTTGAGGAATATTTTCAAAATAAAACATTACGGCCTGTACTAAAACTCCAAAACCCTTTATTACTTGATGTTTTTAAAAATTATATAGCTAAACACAAGAACACCTATTACTCTCTTTCTCTTGAAAAGAGAGCTATTTATATTGAAAATGCGGTTCAAAAAGACATAAAATTTCGCAATTCCCTTAAAGGGATGATCATAGGTCAATTTACCGTTGAGGAATATCATGATTATATTCAAAATTCTTCCGCTTTAAACAAAAGAATGATGAACATGGTTGTAGAACGGTTAAAAAGTCAGATACAGTATTTTGAAAAAGAAGCTTTAATCTAAAAGAGACGTTCCGTTTAAGTCTGTCGTAAGAATATCACTCATTAAATCAAAATACGGGCGAATAGCAATAAATGAATTGGTAACATTCTTAATAAAGTCTGGCGATAAAATCTCTTTATCTGAAAATTTACGAACAAAAATAAATTGTTTCTTACGTATTAAGTCTATATTACTATGCGCTTTATCAAAACCTTTTGGCGCTGTTTTTAATTCATCACCTGTTATATCTCCCCAGATTTTTTTAAATGAAGACTCCCCTATTACAGCTCTAAACTCTGCTGCATCAAGTTCTAATTCCTTTCTAATTCTAAATAAATCTTCTTTATTTGGATCCCAAAATCCTGCGGCAATAAAACTATCTCCTGGTTTTATACGAATGTAGTACCCACCGCGTAATTTTGCACCTGTTCTAGAAAATGATCCTGCAAAATGTATTTTATAAGGTGTTTTATCTTTAGAAAAGCGAACATCGCGGTAAATTCTAAACATCTTTAACTTTTCTATTTCATCAGTACTCCTAAGTCCATCTAAAATACTACCATACAATTCTTTAACCTCTTTTTCATATGCTTTAAAAACAGTTTTATTTTCATCAAACCATTCTCTATTGTTGTTTTTTTCTAGTTTTTTTAGAAATTTTAAGACTTCATTTGTTAGTATTTCGTTTGCCATCCGACTTATTTTTATAACGAATTTAACAAGAAAGTTAACCAAATTAAGCAAGCGTCTTTTAAAATATTGGTTAATTTTGATATTCATTTTAGTATTATGGATTCAGAGTCGATTATCAGCAAGATAAATCAGCATAAAACACAACCTAACCTAAGGTTTAAGTTAAAAGAGAAGGTACAACTGTTTACAGACAAACTATTCTATACGCTTTTTGATATAGATACTCCTGTAGCAGAAAACCTAATAGTATTAGAACGTCTTTTTGACGAACTTGTGGAATTGGGCTGCTGGGAGATTGATAAGCCCTGTAAAAAGGTCTGGGAGAGTTATGTGGTAAAACTACCTGAAGTTCTAGAAAAACTTAATCTAGATGCACAGGCATTTGTTAACTGCGACCCGGCTTCTTCATCTATTGAAGAAGTTTATATGGCGTACCCTGGTTTTTATGCTATTGCTATATATAGATTAGCACATGAATTATATGTAGAAGGCTTTCCTTTAGTACCAAGATTAATGACTGAATATGCACACAGACAAACTGGTGTAGATATTAATCCCGGTGCACAAATAGGTAAATCCTTCTTTATAGATCATGGAACTGGAGTGGTTATTGGAGAAGCTGCTATTATTATGAATGATGTTAGAATCTATCAAGGTGTAACATTAGGTGGTTTATATGTTGCTAAAAGTTTACGTAAAACAAAAAGACATCCAACGATAGAAAATAACGTTACTATCTATGCAAATGCTACTATATTAGGAGGGAAAACTGTAATTGGTGCTAATAGTATCATTGGCGGAAATGCTTTTATTACTTCATCTGTACCGCCAAACTCCACCGTGTATCATAGTTCAGAAATTAAAATAAAAACAGCTCCAAATGTCTCATAGTATCATTGATTTAATAGGAAATACACCACTCGTAGAATCACGTGTAGTAAACACTAATCCTAACGTAAAGTTATATTTTAAATTAGAAGGGCAAAACCCTGGCGGAAGTGTTAAAGACAGAGCTGCATTAAATATGATTAAAAGTGCTCTTGATCGTGGAGACATTTCTACAAGCACAAAGCTAATTGAAGCTACTAGTGGTAATACTGGTATTGCCCTTGCTATGATTGCCAATATTTATGGATTAAGTATTGAATTAGTAATGCCTGAAAATGCTACGCTAGAACGTGTGCAAACGATGAGAGCATACGGAGCAACAGTAACGTTAACATCATCGAGTGTTGGTATTGAAGGTGCAAGAGATTATGCTGAAGATAAAGTAAAAAATGATGGCTTTGTGATGCTAAATCAATTTGGAAACGATGATAATTGGAAAGCACATTATAAATCTACTGGTCCAGAAATATGGGAAGATACCCATCATAAAGTAACTCATTTTGTTTCATCAATGGGTACCACTGGAACTATAATGGGTACTTCTACTTATTTAAAGGAACAAAATAAAGAGATTCAAATTGTAGGTGTGCAGCCTACTGACAATTCTAGCATTCCAGGCATTAGAAAATGGCCACAGGAATATTTACCTAAAATTTTCGATGCTTCAAAAGTTGATTCTGTTTTAGAAGTGAGTCAAGAAGAAGCTACGCAAATGACATTAAGGCTAGCTAAAGAAGAAGGTATTTTTGCAGGAATGAGTAGTGGCGGAGCCGCTGCCGCAGCCATACGATTAGCTAATACCTTAGAAAGTGGTGTAATTGTAAGTATTATCTGTGATAGAGGCGATCGTTATTTATCTTCTGGTTTGTTTGATTAATAACAAATTATAACCATTTTTTACGCTTAAAATAGATTAACATACCAAGAAACATAGCAACCATTATACCCCAAACTATTGGGTAACCATGTTTATAATGTAGTTCTGGCATGTTATCGAAATTCATACCATAAACGCCAGCAATAAATGTAAGCGGAATAAATATTGAGGCCATGATTGTTAATACTTTCATGACTTCATTCATTTTATTACTCATGTTACTCATATACATCTCCATTAAACTCATAGACATTTCTCTATAAATCTGAAGGCTTTCATTAATTTCAATACAATGATCTTGTACATCTCTTAAAAACAACTTAGTATCTTTTGTAATCAATGAACTTTCTGAATCCAACAGCCTACCTACTAACTCTTTAACAGGTGCTATCTGCCTCCTTACCTTAAGCACGTCTTTCTTTAGTTCTTGTATTCTATGTACAACATCATTAGTAGGATTGTCATATACTTCGTCCTCTAAAACTTCAATTCTATGATTAACATGTTCTAGGATTACAAAGTAATTATCTACTACAGCATCTAATAAGGCAAAGAATAAGTAATCTGATCCACGAGTCCGTATTCTTCCAGATTTTGTTTTAATCCGTTCTCGTAGCCCGTCAAACACATCATCTTTCAATTCTTGAAAAACAATTACAGAAGATTCCATTAAAATAAGCGCTAAATGCTCACTAACTATTTCTTGATTTTCATTTAGATATAACATTTTAAATACGCCAAAAATATAATTTTCATATTCATCTATTTTTGGTCGCTGTTGGGTATTAGCTATATCTTCTAAAACCAGTGGATTTATTTGGAACAACTTTCCTAATTGATCTATAAATAACTCATCACTAAGCCCTACAACATCAATCCAAGAGGTAAATGGTGACTTTTGATGGAAATCGATTTCATTTAATCCTATTTCTTCTTGAATATTAAATGTATTCTCATCATAATTAATCACAGACAATAGAGACTGCCCTCCTTCTCTTTGTCCAGTATAAGTTACTGTACCCGGAGCTTTCCCCATCGTTTTATGAAGCTTTGAAGGCTTTTTAGTTCTCAATTTAAACTTTGGTTTTTTTATGGCCATAAATGAATTTTAAAATAAAATTAGCTATTTAATCTAATTTATGAAAATCTACTTGATTCAAAATTAAGCCAGAACCCGGAGCTACAAAAGGTAATTGCATGTTATTCTCTTCTTTTAAAGAATTTAATACCTCTTCTTCTGATAGCTCTCCTTTTCCTACTTGTACCAAAACTCCCATCATCATTCTAATCTGATACCGCATAAAACCTTCTCCTTTTACATGAAAAGCATAGCTTTTTTCGGGAAAAAAATTAGCTTCAAGAATTTTATTTTCAATTATCCCACATGAATTAACTGTTCTAATAACCTTTGTATTCTCTTGAATTCTAGCCGTATATGATTTAAAATTGTGTGTTCCCTCAAAATACTTGGCCACAGTTTTCATTTTATCAAGATCTAAATTATCTAAAAAAGTAACCAGATAAGGCGCGCAAAATGGGTGACTTTTTTCACCAAATGAAAACAAGTAAATATATTCTTTTTCTTTACTATTTTGAATAATGTTAAAAGATTCATCAACCTCCGTCATACTTAAAATGCGTATATCTGGAGGTAGATTTTTATTAAACAATGCTAAAAAATCTTCAAGTACCTCTATTGGAGTATCGTCTAAATACAACTCAAAAGCCGCATCTAAAGCAGACACTTTAGCATCCGTTCTCCCAGCCCCTAAAATTTTAAACTTCTGATCAGGCAAAATAAATTTAAGTGTTTTCACCAACATTGCTTCTATCGTTTTTTGCCCTGGCTGTTTCTGCCAACCACTATATCTAAAACCTAAAAATTGAAGCTTAACAAGGTAATAATAACGTATTCTTTGCATGTAAAATTAAATCTAAAGTAAAAGTACTATTTATCTAAAACATAATGTAGACTTCTTTTATCTGTTTAGATTTATAGTGGACTAATTTAGCTCATATCAACCTATAAGGTATTAAAAAAAACCACCGTAATGTTACTTCACCAAAAATCCCATCAGTTTAAACTAATGGGATTTTTTTTATGAAAAACTACATTAAACTAATAACCGTCTGCAGTAATTTCAACCTGTTTTACAACTCCATACTTTTTAGCCATTTCTGCTATTTCGGATGCTTTTCCTATCAAGACAAATTGCAAGTTGTCTTTCGGAAAATAATTTTCAATTAACTTCTCTGCTTTCTCAACAGTTAAAGCATCTACTTGATCACTAAAGGTGTTGATATAAGCTTCATCAAAATTATATGTAAACATATCCGTTAGTAAGCCCGCTAAAGCGCTATTGGTCTCATAATTTGGAGGAAACTGGCCTTTTACATAGTTTTTAGCGGATAACAAAGTTTCTTTATCTAAACCTTTCTCGTGTAGCTTTTTGTATGTTTTTAAAGCTAAGTCTATGGTTTGCTCCGTGGTTTCATTAGCTGTAAACGTGCTAATAATAAAGGAACCTCCCAATTTATAATGAGAAAAAGTACTTCTAGCACCATAGGTAAGTCCAGAATTTACGCGTAGCTCATCATTTAACCAAGAAGTAAATCTACCTCCAAGAATAGTGTTTATAACTTCTAAGCCTACATAATCGGGATTATTTCTTGCAACTCCTGGTCCGCCAATATAAAATGTAGTTTCCGTTGCATTTTCTTTATTTACCACTAAAACGCGTGATTCATTATTTTTAGGAATTTCTGATAAATTCACAGCCGGAGAATTCTCAGAGTTCCATTTACCAAAAAGTGATTCTATGTCTCTTTTCATGGTTTTTGTATCAAAATCTCCGACTACAGCAATTGCCGATGTTTTAGGATCATACATTTCCTTGTAAAAAGCACTAATATCTTCTTTGGTGATTGTCTCTAAAGTAGCTTTAATACCTTCTTCAGGATTCCCATAAGGATGGTCTCCAAAAACAAATTTATTGTAATAATCACCCAAAACAGCTCTCGGACTTTCCTTTTTTTGGTCCATTTCAACCAACCTTCTACTCATCATTTTATCTAACTCGTCTTTTGGAAAAACAGGATTCAATAAAACGTCTTTAACTATTGCTAGTATTTCTTTTTGATCTTTCTTCATAAAAGAAGAAGATATGTAAGCATATTCCAAGGAAGCCCTTGTACTAATACTTGCTCCCAAAAATTCTACTTTTTCTTCAATTTGAGCTTTAGTATAGTTTTTACTCCCAAGAGTTAATGCTGTGGCTGTACTATTCGCAAGTCCGCTTTTAGTTTTCTTATCGAAAATAGCTCCCCCAGGGAAAACACCTGTCAATTGAATTAAAGGCACCTCGTGTTGTTCCATCAAATACACTGTTAGGCCATTTTTTAATTGAACCTTAGTATACTCCGGAAGCGTAAACTTCTCCTGAGCCACAATAGACGTTAGTAAAAAAAAGGCAAAAGCTGTAAAAAGGAATGTTTTAAAAGTATGTTTCATAATACGTAATTTCTTAAGTGAAAAAAGTGTTGCTTTATTTAGAAGCTCCATTAGTAACTGGTTCGTTATTTTGCAATACACCTACTGTTCTATTGCTTTTTACAAAATATTTTTTTGCCACTCTTTTAATATCTTCCACACTTACCTTTTCGTAAGCAGCAGGAGCTTCATACATTTTTTTATAATCCCCAAAATAAACTTCGTAACTCCCTAACGTATTACTTTTGCCATCAATAGTTTCTAGCGTTTCATAAAACTCCATTAATTTCTGATTCTTTACCTTTTGTAGTTCTTGTTCAGAAACACCATTTGCAATAACATCTTCTAAAACATTTAAAATACCTTTTTCTAAAGCATCTGCTGACACCTCTTGATTTGCTATTCCGTAAAAATAAAATAGATTAGGATCAAAACTCTCCGGCATATATGCAAATACGCTTGTTGCCATTTGAGTTTCATTAACCAATTTACTATACAACTTACTGCTCTTACCCTTGCTCAATATAGAACTTAAGACATCTAAAGCATAATGATCCTCATGCTGCGTTTCAGGCACATGATACGCAATAAGAACATTAGGAGTACTTACTTCCTTACGAACCATTACACGTTTTTCTCCACGTTGTACAGGTTCTACAGTATGTACTTTTCTTGGTTCTGGTTGTGCTTTAATTGGCTCTAAATATTGCTTTGCCATCTTTTCAACCTTTTCTAAGGTTACATCACCAGAAATAACTACCACCGCGTTATTAGGCGCATAATAGGTATCAAAATAGGCTTGCAAATCTTCAATGGTCCAGTTTTTTATATCGGATTCATAGCCGATTACAGACCAACGGTATGGATGCGCGGAAAAAGCAGACGCTTTAACTTCTTCACTTATGTTTCTAAAATTGGAATTTTCTAGACCTGTACTTCTTTCACTCAATACTACTCCGCGCTCACTTTCTACCATTTTAGGATCTAAAGCTAAATCTGCAATACGATCTGCTTCCAAATCAAAAATTGTCTCCATAGCGCTAGATGGGAACCAATCTGTATAAACAGTAACATCTTCCGATGTATAAGCGTTATTACTCCCCCCAGAGGCTTCCATTATTCTATCAAACATTTTTGGACCATATTTTTTTGAGCCATTGAACATCATATGCTCAAAGAAATGAGAAAGCCCTGTTATACCAGGGTATTCATTTCTAGAACCTACTTTCCAGAAAATATACATATTAGCATTTGGAATGCTATGATCTTCTAAAACCACAACCTTCATTCCATTTGTTAGCGTAAAGTTTTTTACGTCCTCTACTTTGCTTTGAGAATGCAGTGACATAGCAAGCTGCAAAAAAACTAAGGTTATTATTATATTTTTCATTTTCAAGTTATTTAGTTCCTCAAATATAATAATAGGAAAACCGGCAAAACTAAATTTTTAAAAAAACTATAATTTACTAAAACTGATAAATTGGTAGTTCAAGGATATTTTTACAACAGGTTTATAGGGCTTCTCAACATTAGCTGCAGTTCAACGATTAGTTTCAAATAAATAAAATCAAGAGTCGTTTTAAATTAAAGGGTCCCCCATGACCAAACAAACCTACTTATGCGCTTTATAATACGCCTTTTTCCCCCAAGGGTACTTGTGTTATTTTCCACAATATTGTTGCTAATACTCAATGTATTCAGCTTTTATGGATTGTATACGAACAAGTTCTACTTTTTAAAGTTTGACAACTATATCTTCCCTATATTATCCCTGGTACATTTTACATATCTATACT
This genomic stretch from Cellulophaga algicola DSM 14237 harbors:
- a CDS encoding response regulator, whose translation is MGAIKLLLADDDQLLASLLNFRLKKAGYEVQVCTDGKSVKKYLESERPDIIVSDIMMPYFSGLEITDYVRNELKLDVPIIILSSAGNEENVLSAFKLGANDFLAKPVSPAELLLRLKKELARI
- a CDS encoding ATP-binding protein, whose translation is MKSNELLSYISDLESKLSSFSFEELTSDEAVRLKNSFESFKEKIEAKTEQTVTSETPRKVRSLNKTFKKTNKTAPTSNDEQLIARVSHEIRTPLNGIIGFTELLSESTLTEGQTTHVQAIKGASNTLLNLINELLDYSKLTSGTAYFESVDFNFNNIVNDVCYLCQTLIVNPKVAFNVSFSDGIPKNLIGDPSKLSQVLLNLIGNAIKFVEAGSIDLVIDVVKKNKDNVELSFSVIDTGIGIAEDKLTSIFDYYNQASEDTQKHYGGTGLGLSIVRHIVESLNGHISVKSELGVGTTFNFMLPYQIGQAKDLVSNVLVDEEILKQEKQVKKLNILVFEDNTMNQKLIQNRLNNWGCSNFITDDLNEGIAILEHYKIDIILMDLRMPVTSGYVVANVIREHKNERIKSLPIIALTADFSIKDKNLCAINGINDYLLKPFEARGLLQKIITNTNKLNRIEQMKSPQVISKINFTEPSNVNLFGVIEDCLGDVEMLEELVQLFKQNIVEFIGKTKLDLKHSNIKGVQFNTHKIKAGLKIMKTDGLLRIVEQMHKVCIEDQDFKYLNFLFDCFVKEYPLLEKEIDTIIISYKNSN
- a CDS encoding acyl-CoA thioesterase, encoding MRFHTRKWVKPEDLNANNTLFGGKLLAWIDEECALYSIIQLENKKVVTKYMSEINFMSTAEKGDIIEIGIEVVKFGKSSLTLNCEVRNKMTHETIVTVDNIIMVNLGEDGKSLSHNKTKIEYVKDRLAAQE
- a CDS encoding DUF2461 domain-containing protein; translation: MANEILTNEVLKFLKKLEKNNNREWFDENKTVFKAYEKEVKELYGSILDGLRSTDEIEKLKMFRIYRDVRFSKDKTPYKIHFAGSFSRTGAKLRGGYYIRIKPGDSFIAAGFWDPNKEDLFRIRKELELDAAEFRAVIGESSFKKIWGDITGDELKTAPKGFDKAHSNIDLIRKKQFIFVRKFSDKEILSPDFIKNVTNSFIAIRPYFDLMSDILTTDLNGTSLLD
- the epsC gene encoding serine O-acetyltransferase EpsC, encoding MDSESIISKINQHKTQPNLRFKLKEKVQLFTDKLFYTLFDIDTPVAENLIVLERLFDELVELGCWEIDKPCKKVWESYVVKLPEVLEKLNLDAQAFVNCDPASSSIEEVYMAYPGFYAIAIYRLAHELYVEGFPLVPRLMTEYAHRQTGVDINPGAQIGKSFFIDHGTGVVIGEAAIIMNDVRIYQGVTLGGLYVAKSLRKTKRHPTIENNVTIYANATILGGKTVIGANSIIGGNAFITSSVPPNSTVYHSSEIKIKTAPNVS
- the cysM gene encoding cysteine synthase CysM, with the translated sequence MSHSIIDLIGNTPLVESRVVNTNPNVKLYFKLEGQNPGGSVKDRAALNMIKSALDRGDISTSTKLIEATSGNTGIALAMIANIYGLSIELVMPENATLERVQTMRAYGATVTLTSSSVGIEGARDYAEDKVKNDGFVMLNQFGNDDNWKAHYKSTGPEIWEDTHHKVTHFVSSMGTTGTIMGTSTYLKEQNKEIQIVGVQPTDNSSIPGIRKWPQEYLPKIFDASKVDSVLEVSQEEATQMTLRLAKEEGIFAGMSSGGAAAAAIRLANTLESGVIVSIICDRGDRYLSSGLFD
- the corA gene encoding magnesium/cobalt transporter CorA, yielding MAIKKPKFKLRTKKPSKLHKTMGKAPGTVTYTGQREGGQSLLSVINYDENTFNIQEEIGLNEIDFHQKSPFTSWIDVVGLSDELFIDQLGKLFQINPLVLEDIANTQQRPKIDEYENYIFGVFKMLYLNENQEIVSEHLALILMESSVIVFQELKDDVFDGLRERIKTKSGRIRTRGSDYLFFALLDAVVDNYFVILEHVNHRIEVLEDEVYDNPTNDVVHRIQELKKDVLKVRRQIAPVKELVGRLLDSESSLITKDTKLFLRDVQDHCIEINESLQIYREMSMSLMEMYMSNMSNKMNEVMKVLTIMASIFIPLTFIAGVYGMNFDNMPELHYKHGYPIVWGIMVAMFLGMLIYFKRKKWL
- the truA gene encoding tRNA pseudouridine(38-40) synthase TruA, translating into MQRIRYYYLVKLQFLGFRYSGWQKQPGQKTIEAMLVKTLKFILPDQKFKILGAGRTDAKVSALDAAFELYLDDTPIEVLEDFLALFNKNLPPDIRILSMTEVDESFNIIQNSKEKEYIYLFSFGEKSHPFCAPYLVTFLDNLDLDKMKTVAKYFEGTHNFKSYTARIQENTKVIRTVNSCGIIENKILEANFFPEKSYAFHVKGEGFMRYQIRMMMGVLVQVGKGELSEEEVLNSLKEENNMQLPFVAPGSGLILNQVDFHKLD
- a CDS encoding M16 family metallopeptidase; amino-acid sequence: MKHTFKTFLFTAFAFFLLTSIVAQEKFTLPEYTKVQLKNGLTVYLMEQHEVPLIQLTGVFPGGAIFDKKTKSGLANSTATALTLGSKNYTKAQIEEKVEFLGASISTRASLEYAYISSSFMKKDQKEILAIVKDVLLNPVFPKDELDKMMSRRLVEMDQKKESPRAVLGDYYNKFVFGDHPYGNPEEGIKATLETITKEDISAFYKEMYDPKTSAIAVVGDFDTKTMKRDIESLFGKWNSENSPAVNLSEIPKNNESRVLVVNKENATETTFYIGGPGVARNNPDYVGLEVINTILGGRFTSWLNDELRVNSGLTYGARSTFSHYKLGGSFIISTFTANETTEQTIDLALKTYKKLHEKGLDKETLLSAKNYVKGQFPPNYETNSALAGLLTDMFTYNFDEAYINTFSDQVDALTVEKAEKLIENYFPKDNLQFVLIGKASEIAEMAKKYGVVKQVEITADGY
- a CDS encoding M16 family metallopeptidase yields the protein MKNIIITLVFLQLAMSLHSQSKVEDVKNFTLTNGMKVVVLEDHSIPNANMYIFWKVGSRNEYPGITGLSHFFEHMMFNGSKKYGPKMFDRIMEASGGSNNAYTSEDVTVYTDWFPSSAMETIFDLEADRIADLALDPKMVESERGVVLSERSTGLENSNFRNISEEVKASAFSAHPYRWSVIGYESDIKNWTIEDLQAYFDTYYAPNNAVVVISGDVTLEKVEKMAKQYLEPIKAQPEPRKVHTVEPVQRGEKRVMVRKEVSTPNVLIAYHVPETQHEDHYALDVLSSILSKGKSSKLYSKLVNETQMATSVFAYMPESFDPNLFYFYGIANQEVSADALEKGILNVLEDVIANGVSEQELQKVKNQKLMEFYETLETIDGKSNTLGSYEVYFGDYKKMYEAPAAYEKVSVEDIKRVAKKYFVKSNRTVGVLQNNEPVTNGASK